One stretch of Pararhizobium qamdonense DNA includes these proteins:
- a CDS encoding M48 family metalloprotease: protein MSTTTGTQRRVTRAGAGVSSRAVAALLGCMLLSSCQSVIEQTYEPKVSPSSNPQIVEEVQKNDPRAQVGAREHPRIVASYGGEYQDEKTERLVARITGALTAVSENPNQSYRITILNSPAINAFALPGGYLYVTRGLLALANDASEVAAVLSHEMAHVTANHGIERQQREEAEVIASRVVSEVLSSDLAGKQALARGKLRLAAFSRNQELQADVIGVRMLGEAGYDPYAAARFLDSMAAYSRFSSVDPDSDQSLDFLSSHPSAPQRVDLARRHARAFGAEGAVGDRGRDYYLAGIDGLLYGDSPQEGYVRGQTFLHGKLGIRFDVPAGFQIDNKAEAVLATGPDETAVRFDGVADGQKRSLTDYIASGWVTGLQPDTIRAVEINGLEAATARASAERWDFDVTVIRIDTQIYRFLTAVPKGAPSLEPTANVLRTSFRRMTPQEAAALKPLRIRVVTARPGDTLATLSARMMGTDRKLDLFRLINAMQVTSTVKPGDRVKIISE, encoded by the coding sequence CGCAGCGCTCCTGGGTTGCATGCTGCTGTCGTCCTGCCAATCGGTGATCGAACAGACCTACGAGCCCAAGGTTTCGCCATCCTCCAATCCGCAAATCGTCGAGGAAGTGCAGAAGAACGACCCGCGTGCGCAGGTCGGCGCGCGCGAACATCCGCGCATCGTCGCAAGCTATGGCGGCGAATATCAGGATGAAAAGACCGAGCGCCTGGTTGCCCGTATCACCGGCGCGCTGACGGCGGTTTCGGAAAATCCGAACCAGTCCTACCGGATCACCATCCTCAATTCCCCCGCCATCAACGCCTTTGCGCTGCCGGGCGGCTATCTCTACGTGACGCGCGGTCTCCTGGCGCTCGCCAATGATGCTTCGGAAGTGGCTGCCGTGCTCTCCCATGAAATGGCGCATGTCACCGCCAACCACGGCATCGAGCGCCAGCAGCGTGAAGAGGCGGAGGTCATTGCCAGCCGCGTCGTGTCCGAAGTTCTGTCGAGCGATCTGGCGGGCAAGCAGGCCTTGGCGCGCGGCAAACTGCGGCTGGCGGCCTTTTCGCGCAATCAGGAATTGCAGGCTGATGTGATCGGCGTGCGCATGCTCGGCGAAGCCGGCTACGACCCCTATGCGGCGGCGCGTTTCCTGGATTCGATGGCGGCCTATAGCCGTTTCTCCTCGGTCGATCCCGACAGCGACCAGAGCCTGGACTTCCTGTCGAGCCATCCGAGCGCGCCGCAGCGCGTCGATCTCGCCCGCCGCCATGCCCGCGCCTTTGGGGCGGAAGGGGCCGTGGGCGACCGGGGCCGTGACTATTATCTCGCCGGTATCGACGGCCTGCTCTATGGCGACAGCCCGCAGGAAGGCTATGTGCGCGGCCAGACATTCCTGCATGGCAAGCTCGGCATCCGCTTTGACGTGCCCGCAGGCTTCCAGATCGACAACAAGGCGGAAGCGGTGCTGGCGACCGGGCCGGATGAGACGGCGGTCCGGTTCGACGGCGTGGCCGATGGCCAGAAGCGCAGCCTGACCGATTATATTGCCAGCGGCTGGGTAACCGGCCTGCAACCGGACACGATCCGCGCCGTGGAGATCAACGGGCTGGAGGCGGCAACGGCGCGGGCATCGGCCGAGCGCTGGGATTTCGACGTGACCGTGATCCGCATCGACACGCAGATCTACCGTTTCCTCACCGCCGTGCCGAAGGGCGCACCGAGTTTGGAGCCAACCGCCAACGTGCTGCGAACCTCCTTCCGCCGCATGACACCACAGGAAGCGGCGGCGTTGAAACCGTTGCGTATCCGTGTCGTCACCGCACGGCCCGGCGATACGCTGGCAACGCTGTCGGCCCGGATGATGGGCACCGACCGCAAGCTCGACCTCTTCCGCCTGATCAATGCCATGCAGGTGACCTCGACGGTGAAGCCCGGCGACAGGGTGAAGATCATTTCGGAATGA
- a CDS encoding APH(3'') family aminoglycoside O-phosphotransferase encodes MPLHLPSFLPSSAGWQPVSHGESGDAVFRSDDANRYAKIAGPARRKALAQERRRVEWLSKTNIGAPRVLDWIENDDGAALILSAVPGIPASALPAADLLKAWPSMAETLKALHGLPVASCPFSRRLADMVATARDVVGRNAVNPEFLSPQDKGRPPAGLLAEIETEAPQRLEQEKADLVICHGDACMPNFMVDPETLRCTGLIDLGRLGLADRHADFALMLANARESWETREQAESARQILFGINGLTEDDGRLGFYLRLDPLTWG; translated from the coding sequence ATGCCGCTTCACCTCCCGTCTTTCCTGCCTTCAAGCGCCGGATGGCAGCCCGTCAGCCATGGTGAATCCGGCGATGCCGTTTTTCGCAGCGATGATGCAAACCGTTATGCGAAAATTGCCGGCCCCGCCCGCCGGAAAGCGCTGGCGCAAGAGCGGCGGCGGGTCGAATGGCTGTCAAAGACCAACATTGGCGCGCCGCGCGTGCTGGACTGGATCGAAAACGACGATGGCGCAGCCCTTATCCTCTCGGCGGTTCCCGGTATTCCCGCAAGCGCGCTTCCGGCAGCAGACCTGTTGAAAGCCTGGCCATCGATGGCCGAAACGTTGAAAGCCCTGCACGGCCTGCCGGTAGCGTCCTGCCCCTTTTCCCGCCGCCTTGCTGACATGGTGGCGACCGCGCGCGATGTTGTCGGCCGTAATGCCGTCAATCCGGAGTTCCTCTCCCCGCAAGACAAAGGCCGTCCGCCTGCAGGACTTCTCGCCGAGATCGAGACGGAGGCGCCGCAGCGGCTTGAGCAGGAAAAGGCTGATCTCGTGATCTGCCACGGCGACGCCTGTATGCCGAATTTCATGGTCGATCCTGAGACCCTGCGATGCACCGGCCTCATCGATCTCGGCCGTCTCGGCCTTGCCGATCGCCATGCCGACTTTGCGCTGATGCTGGCCAATGCGCGGGAAAGCTGGGAGACCAGAGAGCAGGCCGAAAGCGCCCGGCAGATCCTGTTCGGCATTAACGGCCTGACGGAGGACGACGGCCGCCTCGGCTTCTATCTCCGGCTCGACCCGCTGACCTGGGGCTGA
- a CDS encoding sensor domain-containing diguanylate cyclase: protein MQDTFESSVFNLAPIAMWIEDFSEVKSLFDIWRSQGITDIRTFLRDDVSRIAQCSTLICVIDVNRKTLELFEADDVDHLRAGVAQIFRDDMLETHINELADLFDGKLAFSSTTVNYTLSGRRLDIQLRGAVMPGHEGSLAKILLTTEDITAREDARRAEITQRLYAEGIFEHSPVSLWIEDFSRIKTLIEDIRARGIVDFRTFMDVHPEFVTQCMSEIRVIDVNQATLDLFCASDRMTLLQRLSDIFRGDMEKPFREQLIELWNGNLFHHREVINYALDGSERHILLHFSVFPGREHDWARVQVALTDITARKKAEAYLEYLGKHDVLTKLYNRAFYAEEINRLERKSLRPISAIIIDLNGLKEANDQLGHDAGDALLRRFGEILNGAVSQPNHAARIGGDEFAVLLPGADNKAAAAIMDTINELLKINNQFYSSAPLTMSFGVATSEQGESMESLVQRADTLMYEHKRAFYAARGTLSASGSRIARRTS, encoded by the coding sequence ATGCAAGACACATTCGAGTCCAGCGTCTTCAATCTTGCGCCGATTGCCATGTGGATTGAGGATTTCAGCGAGGTCAAATCGCTGTTCGATATCTGGCGATCACAGGGGATCACCGATATCCGTACCTTCCTGCGCGACGACGTTTCGCGTATCGCGCAATGCTCCACGCTGATCTGCGTTATCGATGTCAACCGGAAGACGCTCGAGCTCTTCGAGGCCGATGACGTCGATCATCTTCGCGCCGGTGTGGCGCAGATCTTCCGCGACGACATGCTCGAAACCCATATCAACGAACTGGCCGACCTCTTCGACGGAAAGCTGGCGTTTTCCAGCACCACCGTCAACTACACGCTTTCAGGCCGCCGGCTCGATATTCAGCTTCGTGGCGCCGTCATGCCGGGCCATGAGGGCTCGCTTGCCAAGATATTGCTGACCACCGAAGACATTACCGCGCGCGAAGATGCGCGCCGGGCCGAGATCACACAGAGGCTCTATGCCGAAGGCATTTTCGAGCATTCGCCGGTCTCGCTGTGGATCGAGGATTTCAGCCGCATCAAGACGTTGATCGAGGATATCCGCGCCCGCGGCATCGTCGATTTCCGCACCTTCATGGATGTCCATCCGGAATTCGTCACGCAGTGCATGAGCGAAATCCGCGTCATCGACGTCAACCAGGCCACGCTCGACCTCTTCTGCGCATCAGACCGCATGACGCTGCTGCAGCGGCTCAGCGACATCTTCCGGGGCGACATGGAAAAGCCGTTCCGCGAGCAGCTGATCGAACTTTGGAACGGCAACCTATTCCACCACCGCGAAGTCATCAACTATGCGCTGGATGGGTCGGAGCGGCACATTCTGCTGCATTTTTCGGTCTTCCCCGGCCGCGAACACGACTGGGCCCGCGTCCAGGTCGCGCTCACCGATATCACCGCGCGCAAGAAGGCCGAGGCCTATCTCGAATATCTCGGCAAGCACGATGTGCTCACCAAGCTCTACAACCGCGCCTTCTATGCCGAGGAGATCAACCGGCTGGAGCGCAAGTCGCTGCGCCCGATTTCGGCGATCATCATCGATCTCAACGGGCTGAAAGAAGCCAATGATCAGCTCGGCCATGATGCCGGCGATGCCCTGTTGCGCCGGTTCGGCGAAATCCTCAATGGCGCGGTGTCACAGCCCAACCATGCAGCCCGCATCGGCGGCGACGAATTCGCCGTCCTCTTGCCGGGCGCTGACAACAAGGCAGCGGCCGCGATCATGGACACGATCAACGAGCTCCTGAAGATCAACAACCAGTTCTACTCGAGCGCGCCGCTCACCATGTCCTTCGGCGTCGCCACCAGCGAACAGGGCGAATCCATGGAATCCCTCGTCCAGCGCGCCGACACGCTGATGTACGAGCACAAGCGTGCATTTTACGCCGCCAGGGGCACCTTGAGCGCAAGCGGCAGCCGCATTGCACGCCGGACCTCATAA
- a CDS encoding RNA polymerase factor sigma-32 has product MKNLSADRRMIKIAMAAPYLARDEEHALALAWKDHQDQDARNKIAMAHMRLVISMASKFRNFGLPMSDLVQEGHIGLLEAAARFEPSRDVRFSTYASWWIRASMQDYVLRNWSIVRGGTSSAQKALFFNLRRLRAKLAQGDRQLTARAVHEEIAVALGVSLADVQTMDARLSGNDASLQAPISSSGESDGGERLDLLACDAPLPDEQVSDMIDSERRRTWLSHALCQLNEREMKIISARRLCEDSATLEELGADLGISKERVRQIETRALEKLKVALVAEAPVLAMRH; this is encoded by the coding sequence ATGAAAAATCTCTCAGCAGACCGGCGGATGATCAAGATCGCCATGGCGGCACCCTATCTCGCACGGGATGAGGAACATGCGTTGGCCTTGGCCTGGAAAGACCACCAGGACCAGGATGCCCGCAACAAGATCGCCATGGCGCATATGCGCCTGGTGATTTCCATGGCCTCCAAGTTCCGCAATTTCGGCCTGCCGATGAGCGATCTCGTCCAAGAAGGCCATATCGGCCTTCTGGAAGCCGCAGCCCGGTTCGAGCCGAGCCGCGACGTCCGCTTCTCCACCTATGCCAGCTGGTGGATCCGTGCCTCGATGCAGGATTATGTGCTGCGCAACTGGTCGATCGTGCGCGGCGGCACCTCGTCGGCGCAAAAAGCCCTGTTCTTCAATCTGCGCCGCCTGCGCGCCAAGCTCGCCCAGGGCGACCGCCAGCTAACGGCGCGCGCCGTGCATGAGGAAATCGCCGTGGCGCTCGGCGTCAGCCTTGCTGATGTGCAGACCATGGACGCGCGCCTCTCCGGCAATGACGCATCGCTGCAGGCGCCGATTTCATCCTCTGGTGAATCCGACGGCGGCGAGCGCCTCGACCTTCTCGCCTGCGACGCCCCCCTGCCCGACGAGCAGGTCTCCGACATGATCGACAGCGAGCGCCGCCGCACCTGGCTCAGCCACGCGCTTTGCCAGCTGAACGAGCGCGAGATGAAGATCATCAGCGCCAGGCGTCTCTGCGAAGACAGCGCCACGCTGGAAGAACTCGGCGCCGACCTCGGCATCTCCAAGGAACGCGTCCGCCAGATCGAAACCCGCGCCCTGGAAAAGCTGAAAGTAGCCCTGGTCGCCGAAGCCCCGGTGCTGGCCATGCGCCACTAG
- a CDS encoding GNAT family N-acetyltransferase, translating into MKTLSIEVRPGEPRDAMSISDVHRVSWLQAYGGLIPHKPLTQMVHRRDHAWWRKATRGPSTLLVVEVAGVIAGYATLGLNRSRSLPQEGEVYEIYLRPEYQGIGLGRILFGEAKSLLKSLGCQGLVVWCLEDSHHADRFFRMAGGRDICEGMEDFGEKNLKKIGYIWD; encoded by the coding sequence ATGAAAACACTATCCATCGAGGTGCGCCCGGGCGAGCCGAGGGACGCCATGTCCATATCGGACGTGCACCGCGTCTCGTGGCTGCAAGCCTATGGCGGCCTCATTCCACACAAGCCGCTGACCCAGATGGTGCATCGGCGCGACCATGCATGGTGGCGCAAGGCGACGCGCGGACCCTCGACGCTGCTGGTCGTCGAAGTGGCCGGCGTCATCGCCGGTTATGCGACCTTGGGCCTCAACCGTTCCCGCTCGCTGCCGCAGGAAGGCGAGGTCTACGAGATTTACCTGCGGCCGGAATATCAGGGCATCGGCCTTGGCCGCATCCTGTTCGGCGAAGCCAAAAGCCTGTTGAAATCGCTGGGCTGCCAGGGGCTGGTCGTCTGGTGCCTGGAAGACAGCCACCATGCCGACCGTTTCTTCCGCATGGCCGGTGGCCGCGATATCTGCGAGGGCATGGAGGATTTCGGCGAGAAGAACCTGAAAAAGATCGGCTATATCTGGGATTGA
- the ppa gene encoding inorganic diphosphatase — protein MRIDAISIGKNPPEDINVIVEVPVGGHPIKYEMDKEAGTLVVDRFLYTPMTYPGNYGFVPHTLSEDGDPIDVLIASTRPLVPGCVINVRPIGVLMMEDNSGKDEKIVAVPNYQLTKRYDKVKDYTDLPEITLQQIEHFFEHYKDLEPGKWVKIYGWKDVTVAQQLILEAVERAKGEK, from the coding sequence ATGCGTATTGATGCAATTTCGATTGGAAAGAATCCGCCTGAAGATATCAACGTGATCGTCGAGGTTCCGGTTGGCGGGCATCCGATCAAGTATGAAATGGACAAGGAAGCCGGTACGCTGGTGGTCGACCGTTTCCTCTACACGCCGATGACCTATCCGGGAAATTACGGTTTCGTGCCGCACACGCTGTCGGAAGACGGCGATCCGATCGATGTGCTGATCGCATCCACCCGTCCGCTGGTTCCCGGCTGCGTCATCAACGTGCGCCCGATCGGCGTCTTGATGATGGAAGACAATTCCGGCAAGGACGAAAAGATCGTCGCCGTGCCGAACTACCAGCTGACCAAGCGCTACGACAAGGTGAAGGACTATACGGACCTTCCGGAAATCACCCTGCAGCAGATCGAGCATTTCTTCGAGCACTACAAGGACCTGGAGCCCGGCAAGTGGGTGAAGATCTATGGCTGGAAGGATGTCACCGTTGCCCAACAGCTGATCCTCGAAGCTGTCGAGCGCGCCAAGGGCGAGAAGTAA
- a CDS encoding YggT family protein: MLAVIATLNFIINIAWFLVIASAIFSWLYAFNVINVNNNAINMIGRSLYQLTEPLYRPIRNVLPNMGGVDLSPLVVLVILYFLWYFLNTTVAAALLS, encoded by the coding sequence ATGCTTGCTGTCATTGCGACCCTGAATTTCATCATCAACATTGCGTGGTTCCTGGTCATCGCCTCGGCGATTTTTTCCTGGCTCTATGCCTTCAACGTCATCAACGTGAACAACAACGCCATCAACATGATCGGCCGCTCGCTCTATCAGCTGACGGAACCGCTCTACCGGCCGATCCGCAACGTGCTGCCCAATATGGGCGGCGTCGATCTCTCGCCGCTGGTCGTCTTGGTCATCCTTTATTTCCTCTGGTATTTCCTCAACACCACCGTTGCTGCCGCCCTGCTCAGCTAA
- a CDS encoding MFS transporter, which yields MSVLQGADRFAAFRHVSYARFFFARFLASFAIQIISVSVGWQMYEQTQNTLYLGLIGLFQFLPSLLLILITGSVADRHSRRMIVSICIIISALCAAALLGLTIADAFSPWPVFAILIVFGIERAFMAPAVQSLAPNLVPARDLANAIAWNSSSWQTAAILGPVAGGLLYGLSALVAYSVALAFLVLSAVLVFMIEKPAQHSLSEPRDWTSVLAGFRFIRSEKIVLGAISLDLFAVLLGGAVALMPVFASEILILGPLGLGLLRAAPGIGAILVAVTLAAYPIRHHAGRLMFAGVALFGLGTVIFGLSQVAWLSIMALMLMGGADMISVYVRETLIALWTPDAVRGRVNAVNMVFVGASNELGEFRAGTMAHFIGAVPAVVIGGAGTLAVAVIWALGFPRLRKIDSLDAPDRSVSG from the coding sequence ATGTCCGTCCTTCAGGGTGCTGACCGGTTCGCCGCGTTCCGGCATGTCTCCTACGCCCGTTTCTTCTTCGCCCGCTTCCTTGCATCCTTCGCCATCCAGATCATCAGCGTCTCGGTGGGCTGGCAGATGTACGAGCAGACACAGAACACGCTCTATCTCGGCCTGATCGGCCTTTTTCAGTTCCTGCCGTCGCTGCTGTTGATCCTGATCACCGGATCGGTGGCCGACCGGCATTCGCGGCGCATGATTGTCTCCATCTGCATAATCATCAGCGCACTCTGCGCGGCGGCGCTGCTGGGGCTGACCATCGCGGATGCGTTTTCGCCCTGGCCGGTCTTTGCCATCCTGATCGTCTTCGGGATCGAGCGCGCCTTCATGGCGCCCGCCGTGCAGTCGCTGGCGCCCAACCTTGTTCCAGCCCGGGATCTCGCCAACGCCATCGCCTGGAATTCCTCTTCCTGGCAGACGGCTGCCATTCTCGGCCCCGTCGCCGGGGGCCTGCTGTATGGGCTGAGCGCGCTAGTCGCCTATTCCGTAGCGCTTGCCTTCCTCGTCCTGTCGGCCGTCCTCGTCTTCATGATCGAGAAGCCGGCGCAGCATAGTCTCAGCGAACCGCGCGACTGGACCTCGGTTCTGGCCGGGTTCAGGTTCATCCGCTCGGAAAAGATCGTGCTGGGGGCGATCTCGCTCGACCTGTTTGCGGTGCTTCTGGGCGGTGCCGTGGCGCTGATGCCGGTCTTTGCCAGCGAAATCCTGATCCTCGGGCCTCTCGGTCTTGGCCTGTTGCGGGCGGCGCCCGGCATCGGCGCGATCCTCGTGGCGGTGACGCTCGCAGCCTACCCGATCCGCCACCATGCCGGCCGGCTGATGTTTGCCGGAGTGGCGCTGTTTGGTCTCGGCACGGTGATCTTCGGCCTGTCACAGGTTGCCTGGCTGTCGATCATGGCGCTGATGCTGATGGGCGGGGCGGACATGATTTCCGTCTATGTGCGCGAAACGCTGATCGCGCTGTGGACGCCGGATGCGGTGCGCGGCCGGGTCAATGCGGTCAACATGGTGTTTGTCGGCGCGTCGAACGAACTGGGCGAATTCCGCGCCGGTACGATGGCGCATTTCATCGGGGCTGTCCCGGCCGTCGTCATCGGCGGTGCCGGTACGCTGGCGGTCGCGGTGATCTGGGCGCTCGGCTTTCCGCGACTGCGCAAGATCGATTCGCTGGATGCGCCGGATCGTTCTGTTTCGGGGTGA
- a CDS encoding tellurite resistance TerB family protein, translating to MFERFRTFLDGLTGSGTPVIEPGDPRIAIAALCIQVMEADGEVHEKERKKIRSMVKDHYQLDDASLDALIAAGETAESQAIDFFRFTSDIKRHFSEEQRIDLIGMLWEIVYADGKRSEMEDHVVWRIADLLGVSGRDRIIKRQEVAAKLDVVEEATAHEEK from the coding sequence ATGTTTGAACGTTTTCGAACTTTCCTCGACGGCCTGACCGGCAGTGGAACGCCTGTTATCGAGCCCGGTGATCCCCGCATTGCCATCGCCGCCCTCTGCATCCAGGTGATGGAGGCCGATGGCGAGGTCCATGAGAAGGAGCGCAAGAAAATACGCTCGATGGTCAAGGACCACTATCAGCTGGACGATGCGTCGCTCGACGCCCTGATTGCCGCCGGCGAGACCGCCGAAAGCCAGGCCATCGATTTCTTCCGCTTCACCTCCGACATCAAGCGGCATTTTTCCGAGGAGCAGCGGATAGACCTGATCGGTATGCTGTGGGAGATTGTCTATGCCGATGGCAAGCGCAGCGAGATGGAGGATCATGTGGTCTGGCGGATCGCTGACCTGCTCGGCGTATCCGGCAGGGACCGGATCATCAAGCGGCAGGAGGTGGCCGCCAAGCTCGACGTCGTGGAGGAGGCAACCGCGCACGAGGAAAAGTGA
- a CDS encoding heme biosynthesis protein HemY, giving the protein MIRILFYVLIVLALGAGFAWLADRPGELSLIWQGQRIEMSLMVAATLLASLIAAILIAVWLVRVVWLSPHSISRYFRARKRDRGYQALSSGLIAAGAGDSALARKMTARTRGLLSADQEPLIHLLEAQTALIEGKYDDARKKFELMADDPETRELGLRGLYLEAKRLGANEAARQYAERAADKAPHLPWATLAALDYRSQTGQWDEAIRLLDQSRTAHVIERKEADRKKAVLLTARASEKLEADPKGARDDAQAALKLAEDLVPAGLIAAKALFREDNLRKGAGILEKLWKQDPHPDVAKLYVRARSGDSATDRLKRASKLEALRPNNAVALAAVAESALEARQLPLARSKAEAAARIQPSESIFLLLADIEEADTNDDGRIRHWMNQALKSPRDPAWTADGVTAPEWLPVSPVSGRLDAFEWKQPVAQIAGPIEDGTPDAADEAIRSLPPVAIVHHRPEPKDEPQPEQDVTSALPSDAPRHVIEVEEKPEEPVVKTIAVPAPSESVIVPQTVKTEPKPVPAKVSDGKTTADGKPVETVVEPFFGRPPDDPGVREDASKPLEKTTFRLF; this is encoded by the coding sequence ATGATCCGTATTCTGTTCTATGTTCTCATCGTCCTTGCCCTTGGCGCAGGCTTCGCCTGGCTTGCCGACCGTCCCGGCGAACTGTCGCTGATCTGGCAGGGTCAACGCATCGAAATGAGCCTGATGGTGGCGGCAACGCTGCTTGCCTCGCTGATCGCAGCCATCCTGATTGCGGTCTGGCTCGTGCGCGTCGTCTGGCTCTCGCCCCATTCCATCTCCCGCTATTTCCGCGCCCGCAAGCGCGACCGTGGCTATCAGGCGCTCTCGTCCGGCCTGATTGCCGCCGGCGCCGGCGATAGCGCCCTTGCCCGCAAGATGACCGCCCGCACGCGCGGACTGTTGAGCGCCGACCAGGAACCGCTGATCCATCTGCTCGAAGCCCAGACCGCGTTGATCGAAGGCAAATATGACGACGCCCGCAAGAAATTCGAGCTGATGGCCGACGATCCGGAAACCCGGGAACTCGGCCTGCGCGGTCTCTATCTCGAAGCCAAGCGGCTGGGCGCCAACGAGGCGGCCCGCCAATATGCCGAGCGCGCCGCCGACAAGGCGCCGCACCTGCCCTGGGCAACGCTGGCTGCGCTCGATTACCGCAGCCAGACCGGCCAGTGGGATGAGGCCATCCGCCTGCTCGACCAGAGCCGCACGGCGCATGTCATCGAACGCAAGGAGGCCGACCGCAAGAAAGCCGTGCTGCTGACCGCGCGCGCCTCTGAAAAGCTGGAGGCCGATCCGAAGGGGGCCCGCGACGATGCGCAGGCCGCCTTGAAGCTGGCCGAGGATCTGGTCCCCGCCGGCCTCATCGCCGCCAAGGCGCTGTTTCGCGAGGACAACCTGCGCAAGGGCGCCGGCATTCTGGAAAAGCTCTGGAAGCAGGACCCGCATCCGGACGTGGCCAAGCTCTATGTCCGCGCCCGCAGCGGCGATTCCGCCACCGACCGGCTGAAGCGCGCCAGCAAGCTGGAGGCGCTGCGCCCCAACAACGCGGTTGCGCTGGCAGCCGTTGCCGAAAGCGCGCTCGAGGCCCGCCAGCTGCCGCTTGCCCGCTCCAAGGCGGAAGCCGCAGCCCGGATCCAGCCGAGCGAAAGCATCTTTCTGCTGCTCGCCGATATCGAGGAGGCCGATACCAATGATGACGGCCGGATCCGCCACTGGATGAACCAGGCACTGAAAAGCCCGCGTGACCCCGCCTGGACCGCAGATGGCGTCACCGCACCCGAATGGCTGCCGGTCTCGCCCGTCAGCGGCCGCCTCGATGCGTTCGAATGGAAACAGCCGGTCGCCCAGATTGCCGGTCCGATCGAGGACGGCACGCCGGATGCCGCCGATGAGGCGATCCGCAGCCTGCCGCCGGTGGCCATCGTCCATCATCGCCCGGAACCAAAGGACGAGCCGCAGCCGGAACAGGACGTGACCTCCGCCTTACCCAGCGACGCCCCCCGCCACGTTATCGAAGTCGAGGAAAAACCGGAGGAGCCGGTGGTCAAGACCATCGCCGTTCCGGCCCCGAGCGAATCGGTCATCGTGCCGCAGACGGTGAAGACGGAGCCAAAACCGGTCCCGGCCAAGGTTAGCGACGGCAAGACGACTGCAGATGGCAAGCCGGTGGAGACGGTCGTCGAGCCCTTCTTCGGCCGCCCGCCGGATGATCCCGGCGTGCGCGAAGACGCCAGCAAGCCTTTGGAAAAGACCACATTTCGCCTGTTTTGA